One genomic region from Anguilla rostrata isolate EN2019 chromosome 2, ASM1855537v3, whole genome shotgun sequence encodes:
- the LOC135247534 gene encoding calmodulin-1 has product MADQLTEEQIAEFKEAFSLFDKDGDGTITTKELGTVMRSLGQNPTEAELQDMINEVDADGNGTIDFPEFLTMMARKMKDTDSEEEIREAFRVFDKDGNGYISAAELRHVMTNLGEKLTDEEVDEMIREADIDGDGQVNYEEFVQMMTAK; this is encoded by the exons AATTCAAAGAGGCTTTCTCACTGTTCGACAAGGACGGAGATGGAACTATCACCACCAAGGAGCTGGGGACAGTCATGCGGTCACTGGGCCAGAACCCCACTGAGGCCGAGCTGCAGGACATGATCAACGAGGTGGACGCTGACG GAAATGGAACAATAGACTTTCCTGAGTTTCTGACCATGATGGCGAGGAAGATGAAGGACACAGACAGTGAGGAAGAGATCAGGGAAGCGTTCCGTGTGTTCGACAAG GACGGCAACGGCTACATCAGTGCCGCTGAGCTGCGCCACGTGATGACCAACCTGGGCGAGAAGCTGACGGACGAGGAGGTGGACGAGATGATCAGAGAAGCCGACATCGACGGCGACGGGCAGGTCAACTACGAAG aGTTTGTACAGATGATGACAGCAAAGTGA